Within Sander vitreus isolate 19-12246 chromosome 23, sanVit1, whole genome shotgun sequence, the genomic segment GTGACAGGGTGCACACATTACAAGATCATTGCATCAATTTCAGAGAAATTGACTTTTGATTTGACATTTATGTTTGAACCAGGTTAAATAAGGTCATGTTCATGTCAGGCAAGTCCTTATGTTGGCTAAACatcttttacaaaaataaaaacccatCATTGTATAATGTTGGTGACAGTCACACTGCTGGTCTAAAGTATTGACATATTTCAGACCATCCTCTTTGATGAAGGACACACTTCTGTTGACTCTTTCTGTGTCTGCTTTTTGATCCACCTTCTGCCATGCTAAATGTGTAACAGCATGACACGGTCCACTGTGTGGGCAGCAGAGGGGACTCACTTATTGTATGAATCCAACAGGAAGAAAAACTAGACTGTAGATGACTGATTACTGAAAGGAATGTTGCTGGCAGAGAAGTGGTACACAAAGGCAGAAGTATGTGTACTGTACCTTATGGCCTGTACACAAGAAGTAGTCCCGGATTGCCCTCACCATCACTATGGCGACAGGGTAAGTGGCGTTGACAGACTCCTTTCCTGTGGACGTCTTGATGAAGTCCGAACCTGTCAGGGTAAAACAGGTGACGTGTGCTCTTTAACACAGAAGACTCTTCTTTTATATATAACAGTGTGTTCAGCTGCTGTACAGGACATTACTCTGAAAGCTGGACATTCCTCTGACAGACAGGACATCACTCTGACAGCCGGATATTCCTCTGACAGACAGGACAATACTCTGACAGACAGGACATTACTCTGACGACCTGGCTGAGGACAGACAGGACATTACTCTGACAGTCTGAGAAAAAACAGGACATTACTCTGATAGCCGGACCTGACCGAGGACAGACAGGACATTACTCTGACAGACGGACCTGgctgaggacagagaggacaTTTCTCTGACAGCCGGACCTGGCCGAGGACAGACAGGACATTACTCTGATAGACGGACCTGGCTGAGGACAGACAGGACATTACTCTGACAGACGGACCtggcagaggacagagaggacatTACTCTGACAGTCTGAGGACAGACAGGAACATATGCTGCTGATGAGGGCAGCTGCACGCTCATCAATTAAATCATTCatttttccttcccttccttcacAGACAATTATGTTTTATCAGCTTTCCTGATAAAAATAGAAGATTAAATGACACTCTTTAATAGATTACCCACAAACTGCGagctgcagagaaaaaaaaaccccatcCCTTCTGCCTTGCTGTATAATGACTGTTCATTACTGAACAGAACAAGATGAACATTTTCCAGTTCATTAAAGACATGTTCTATGTGTTTTTCCAGTCAGGTCTTTCTTTCAGCCTCTTTCCCCTCTTCCTCAAACTGGCATAATCCTTAAGATTCGTTATGGGGAGTCTTAATTACCAGATAATGGATAACGGTTATTAAATGCGGGTGGCGGTAATGAAGCTCTATTCATTTGCGTGGGCAGGGGGATACTGGCGGGGAACAGCAGAGTAAAATAGCCTGCATCAGAGATTAATAGGTGAAATTATCATTCAATTTCAGGAATCTCATACGCAATTCATAGGAACAAGGGGAGATTAAGGAGCGAGTGTGTCGACAAAAGCAATGCATTTTAATAATGATCTCTATCAGAGCCCCTGACAATTTGGCTCTCTAATCGGCTTATTATGTGATGGCTAGTtaagcgtgcgtgtgtgtgtgtgtgtgtgtgtgtgtgtgtgtgagtgagagagggcCTCGCAAAAGAATAGACTAAGCAGCAGCACCACAAGCTGGAAGACCGCAGGAATTACACCAAGCCTTTTACCGActttaaaccttttaaaacctctttatgTCACATGAAAACACACGCATGGCGGCAGCCTGCCTTTCTGAGCGCTCTCATAGAGCAACCAGACTGAAATGGTGGAGGCGGCTCAGCCCCCGATATCATGGACCTCATCACAGTTTACCACGTTTCAGCACAGAGACCAAAACTCTACTTCAGCTCCAGCTGCGGACGGAGGAGAAGAGGCTTTCAGACAGCGGCCCATGTGTCCACACAGGAGGCGGagcggcagcagctgcagcctttATCCTCACTCTGTGTCTAcacaggatgcgttcaggcTCAGTATTTGTTTCCGGGTTTTGGCAGCGATCAGAGCCCGACACACGATCACTGTAGTTACATGTGTAAAACAGAAGGAAACGCGAGCAGTTCCTCAGCCTGTTATTCTGTGTGCATAAACAGAACCTTTGTTGTGATTATGCCTAACATATTTCCTGATGGCAGCACGAGATATGTTCTATCATTTAACAGACATTAAACAGAGCCATCCAGGGCCCCTCACGCATCTGCAGGGTGTCACCTTGACATGTAAATAATCATGGCAACTTGTCCTTGAAAATGCACATTTTCTCGCCATAAGGGGACACAACCACTGACTATGACAGGCAGACTCACCGGCCATCATGGCTACCAGGCTGGCCTTGTACACATTGGTGAAGGTGCCCAGCTCTCCCACAGCCAGGATGGTCTTCATGTGGGCGTCCCCACAGGCCTCCCGGAACTGACGCACTTCCTCGTACATGGCTGTCAGGGGGGAGAAGGGAAACCCTTAGTAAACACACTTCATCCATGATCAAAATGGGAACCAAAGGTCAGCCCATCAGCAGAACACAGGCTGAACCTTCTAGAACTCTTTCAATGGTTGGCCACACACCAAAGGACACTAAACACTGTAAAGATCCGAGTACTATTTGTTCTTTAGTGTCACCTAGAGCTACACTGGGAGGACAGACTAACTATTTGGACTAGTCACTATTTGGTAATGAATCGCATTACCTACAGTCTTGAGGTCTCAGCGTACCTTCCCACTGTCCCGTGAGCGCCAGCGTCCTGTTGATGACGATATCGATCTCCGTGGCACCGTCAGCCACCGCCAAGCGGACTTCCTGCAGCCGGGTCTCCAGCGGTGTCTGGCCTGCTGGGAAACCAGTGGCCACTGGGGAGACCAGGGAGAACACAAGTCGTATTAATGTTCTACAAACGCATTTCAGCTCACCATTCATGCCACTCCGGCAGCAGACGCTTCCTGTCGCTGTGACTCAGCATCGGGGTGACCTACCTGAGGCCACAGCAAGGCTGGAGTTGGCTGCTTTCAGTGATTTAACCGCATCAGCCACCCGAGacggatacacacacacggctgcAGTAGTTACTCCTGAAACAACAGCCAGAAACAAGACAGATGGGGATGAAGTGGTCTGTGTCGCCCTCTGCAGGTTGAATCCAAGTCTGAGCTGACAGTCTGGGACGCTGAACAAAAGGTGACATTTCCCTGGTCCACCTTTGTCTCGTCTATAAAAGTGTGATTAACCCCGGCGGCCCGTCGGATCATCTGACTGCTCCCCTTTCTTAACATGCCTGACCTGTTTGCCCTGATGTCACCACGTTCCCAGAGCTTTTAACTTATTATTACTGAGATAAACTCTATAAAAATAAGATTCAAATGAACCTGTATTATGTCTGTACTCTGTCCTATGTTATGTATATCTGAAACAATCAAGCCAATTAATCAGTTAGTCAATCAAAAGCAGATTAAATGCCAGTCATACTTATTTAATTGTTATAATCAATTCTCAAGCAAATAAAAGTGGTATGCTTTTCCCTATTTTATATCATAGTGAACCGAATACTTTATTGGCTCTGTTGGTAAAATGAGATACTGGGATCTGTATTTCTGACTGTTTTGACATCTCATATATACCAAAGAACTGATTGATTAATTAAGAATGTTTTGAGTGATTATTTGTTATGTGTTAATTCTCCCTGAGGTTTGCATAAAAATCCCAGTGGGCCATCCCAGTGACCAGTGTTAACAGGACGTCCAGCTGCACTGGCTGACGCTGGCCTACATGTCTCTGGCAGCACACCTTGGTCGTGCATGTCCATCTTGTTGAGCAGGTGGTATGGGACCGGCTGGATGGCTTTCAGACACAGCCGGTGGACGTTGGACGGCGTATCATCTCCAGCAAGAGTTGTCAGGTCGATACAGGTGACAGCCTTCAGCAGCCAGGCCGCCTGCACTACAAACACAACATCACAGCTCCATCTCTCTGCTGGCAAACCAAAGCCCAaatatatacaggtgctggtcatataattagaatatcatgaaaaagttgatttatttcagtaattccattcaaaaagtgaaacttgtataatgtatacattcattccacacagactgatatatttcaagtgtttatttcttttacttttgatgattagaactgacaactaatgaaaaccccaaattcagtatctcagaaaattagaatattgtgacaaggttcagtaatgaagacacctggtgctaCACTCTAATCAGATAATTAACTCAGAACaactgcaaaggcctttaaatggtctctcagtctagttctgtacgCTACACAaccatggggaagactgctgattggacagctgtccaaaagacgaccattgacaccttggacaaggagggcaagacacaaaaggtcattgctaaagaggctggctgttcacagagctctgtgtccaagcacattaatagagaggcgaagggaaggaaaagatgtggtagaaaaaaatgtaCAAGCAATAAGGATAACCGccccctggagaggattgtgaaacaaaacccattaaaaaatgtgggggggattcacaaagagtggactgcagctggagtcagagcttcaagaaccaccacgcacagacgtatggaagacatgggtttcagctgtcgcattccttgtgtcaagtcactcctgaacaagacacagcgtcagaagcgtcccgcctgggctaaagacaaaaaggactggactgctgccgagtggtccaaagttatgttctctgatgaaagtacattttgcatttcctttggaaatcaaggtcccagagtctggaggaagagaggagaggcacagaatccacgttgcttgaagtccagtgtaaagtttccacagtcagtgatggtttggggtgccatgtcatctgctggtgttggtccactgtgttttctgaggtccagggtcaacgcagccgtctaccaggaagttttagagcacttcatgcttcctgctgctgaccaactttatggagatgcagatttcattttccaacaggacttggcacctgcacacagtgccaaagctaccagtacctggtttaaggaccatggtatccctgttcttaattggccagcaaactggcctgaccttaaccctatagaaaatctatggggtattgtgaagaggatgatgcaataggccagacccaacaatgcagaagagctgaaggccactatcagagcaacctgggctctcataacacctgagcagtgccacagactgatcgactccatgccacgccacattgctgcagtaattcaggcaaaaggagccccaactaagtattgagtgctgtatatgctcatacttttcatgttcatacttttcagttggccaacatttctaaaaatccttttttgtattggtcttaagtaatattctaattttctgagctactgaatttggggttttcattagttgtcagttataatcatcaaaattaaaaatgtggaatgaatgtatacattatacaagtttcactttttgaatggaattactgaaataaatcaactttttcatgatattctaattatatgaccagcacctgtatgccTATAAAAGGATCATTCTATCTCACACTGTTAATACTTGGTCCCCTGTAATAGGCATTTGTGAGCAATGTTTAACATACCATGTTCTGTGACTTTAAACGTACTACATACTCCTAATCAGGGCCTATCGTCATGTCCGAActtacaaaaaagcctcttggagccataccctaaaccagTGACCTTCAACCCTAGGGGGTCTGTGGtagtactgcagggggtcccCCACAATTaagaaatattgatttaaaattgTCATCAAAATAATTTGTGGCGTTTTTTTTTGGTGGGGgagaaaaatattgacaatacTTAAAGCATTAATAAGCAATAATATGCTAGCCTACTTAAAATTATTCCCATGGGGCAATTAGGATACCGCCTTTGAAAAAACAAGAAGACGACGCTAATGTTAGCCgccaataaataaaaagctgGAAAGAAAATAACAGACTTGACTACTAAGTTAGGTTGTTATAATAATGGATGGCTTTGTAACAATAAGGTCTCGAGCACTGAACCCAAACGCTAATGTTCCTCCGTCCACCTCGTCCGAGGCCACAGGTGATGGGAGTGTCACGGCTCCACCTGCTCCAAAGGCACCTGCCCCAGCAGGGGAGGGtaaacagaagagagagaagtcCTGAAAATATTCagaaacctacacacacacacacacacacacacacacacaaaatacaggaTATAGGTGAAAGATGGACCTGCCACTGTTTCTTGGGGGTCTTGTGTCCCTGGATGGTCTGAGCTCTCTTCAGGACGGCGTGTGTGTTCACTCTCACTTTCGATATCCAGCCCAGGTCTGACGCCCAGGAGCAGGGAAAACAGAAGAAACAAAATGAGTTGTTTAAAAATAGAGaaagtataataataaaaacattgcaaTAATTATTAAACCATCTCACAggtagagttttttttaaatagcagcCCAACATTATGGGAATTGTGATCAGATGACAAAACTGACTTATCTTGATGTATCCACTTTAGACCCTCCCCCACAGtgtgtttagcctagcttagcactaaagcgtgatttatggttctacgcctctgtgtgtgtgtgtgtgtgtgtgtgtgtgtgtgtgtgtgtgtgtgcgtgtggtagAATCAagcttttttctgcttttggagagctacgtgacacatgaaACTATATCGATGAGGACCGGCGAGTTAAACCGGCCGTCCAAGAGTaaaccaggcagacacacagctgacaacctgcGGGTGGAGGCtctggagacaggctcggacatacacgccgcGGCGTGGGcggctgtggacttgtgtcagtcctgcaagcggtttcaggaaagtggctgcatgtgtctcacaatgcacagaacatcaaCAAGCCTACGGCTGTCCAcggacacggagtgcggaaagCGTGTCAGAGTTTCCTGCTTGTCGGTCgacggttaatgatcggttaacatttcatttcattgtgctttcttttggaaggctggctgccaaaaatggccacttactagctaagtagttagcctgaggtaaacgctagctatcagtaaacagaaggtaGTGGCTggtgtctggtgtgtgcgccagtgtttgtgtgtgtgcgtgtcggcCCGCCCCCTTATTTAGCGACTGGCGAGTGTTAATTTCAGACCCTGCACACGCAGTAGAATGTTTTTAAGTaggaagtaggcctatcaacagaaataaattatcgaaattatcgtcatgggaaaaatacgtcgataaaagcttcagaatttcgatgtcgatacattttcgattaatcgtccagccctaggtgtacgtcaggctacggtgtagggtcggtatctccacgtacctacagcgtagccacggcgtagctttaacgcagaagtataaatcaagctTGGTTGGAAGTTGTATTCTTTTCACTTTTGatcccctgcttccagtctttgtgctacgCTAAATTAAAACATGTTCCAGGATGACAGGGATTTCTCATGGAACTCTGGGAAAGAGAAAGGCAAAAAGGGAGCATTTCCCAAAAGGCTGACACAACTCTCTAACACATTAGGCATTTACTATACAAAGCATTCAGGAAATGATATGTGCATGCAAAGCAATTAGAATCTAGGATTTGGAGAATGTTTTGGCAGCTGTCATCTGGTGTTACtgcatatattatatttaatgtttGACAATCAGCAGCTAGCCCAGAAACGGGCCAGTCTTAGACAACAGACTAGACATAGAAGTAAAACAGTGTGTGCTAATAACTTACAGAATGTGATACTGATATATacaacataataatatatataataataataataatatcatgtCAGACTAAGTTCAATCAGTGTACAGAATTCCATATACTGCTGACATGTGTAAACCATGTCTTCTTTTCATCAGAGCATgtcaaaaatgattaaaatatgtGTAACGTATGTATAAGTTAGACTAAAGCCAACACTGAGCAAAGGAACGGGTTTAACAAGTCAGCCGAGCAGGGACATCTGTCACCGTCTGACTGATACCCATAATAtttaacagtaacgttacattgcCTGAATATACGTTACAGTAATAAGTTAGCAAGAGAATGTGACGCTATAGCGTTACGTTATATAACTATGTTATTGTATTtgccactgtgtttgtgtgttccagCAT encodes:
- the dera gene encoding deoxyribose-phosphate aldolase isoform X1, with translation MSARNPGMKLDLGWISKVRVNTHAVLKRAQTIQGHKTPKKQWQAAWLLKAVTCIDLTTLAGDDTPSNVHRLCLKAIQPVPYHLLNKMDMHDQGVTTAAVCVYPSRVADAVKSLKAANSSLAVASVATGFPAGQTPLETRLQEVRLAVADGATEIDIVINRTLALTGQWEAMYEEVRQFREACGDAHMKTILAVGELGTFTNVYKASLVAMMAGSDFIKTSTGKESVNATYPVAIVMVRAIRDYFLCTGHKVGFKPAGGIRTAHESLLWLTLIKEELGNDWLCPLLFRLGASSLLADIERQIYHHVTGQYAAYHELPMA
- the dera gene encoding deoxyribose-phosphate aldolase isoform X2, with product MSARNPGMKLDLGWISKVRVNTHAVLKRAQTIQGHKTPKKQWQAAWLLKAVTCIDLTTLAGDDTPSNVHRLCLKAIQPVPYHLLNKMDMHDQGVTTAAVCVYPSRVADAVKSLKAANSSLAVASVATGFPAGQTPLETRLQEVRLAVADGATEIDIVINRTLALTGQWEGTLRPQDCSHVRGSASVPGGLWGRPHEDHPGCGRAGHLHQCVQGQPGSHDGRFGLHQDVHRKGVCQRHLPCRHSDGEGNPGLLLVYRP